A genomic stretch from Anoplolepis gracilipes chromosome 16, ASM4749672v1, whole genome shotgun sequence includes:
- the LOC140674463 gene encoding uncharacterized protein, translated as MSDREKIARKIVQTSESIRKKYRALKTDKIEEDVALEKQFKPISEPLKQLVQNTIDVESDVSKIEPFDILEKDHVEKKIIKVKKRPRISYNDLSSKQKRLNVSLNDLPITSTPNQRRTIPDTSTQIEIAQPRQLSYEQPPVDEIFETTPDSLVTTVQRELQTSAGVNIFREHLGPLGQKYILTVMNQDKDKAMDYVYGIKFSNDGIMLGDKHFDVDKNDNIIINEVKYTGTPGLYELIFKKIPDDEIYTEDDLLKYKSILLATNAHKRGNKAHNPVLGTKGYKYKNVIAPLLSSRKAGKGILPRAMTLNDNKIDYVHWNDPNELVDRLRLLDASRRAGNNAHDNEIMSIIEELREDGLIIN; from the coding sequence atgagtgatcgtgaaaagattgcgcgaaaaattgtacagacgagcgagtcaattcgcaaaaaatatcgcgcgttaaaaactgataaaattgaggaagatgtAGCGTTGGAGAAACAGTTTAAACCGATTAGCGAGCCTCTAAAACAGCTTGTTCAAAATACCATCGATGTAGAATCCGACGTATCGAAAATCGAACCGTTCGATATACTCGAAAAAGACcatgtggaaaagaaaattattaaagttaaaaaacgacCAAGAATCTCATATAATGATTTGAGCTCAAAGCAAAAACGATTAAACGtctcattaaatgatttgcCGATAACTTCTACACCTAATCAAAGACGAACGATACCGGACACATCTACTCAGATAGAAATTGCGCAACCGCgtcaattatcgtacgagcaaccaCCCGTCgacgaaatttttgaaaccacACCCGATTCGTTGGTTACGACGGTACAACGTGAATTGCAAACGTCCGCaggtgtaaacatatttcgagagcatttaggtccactcggacaaaaatatatattaactgttatgaatcaagataaagataaagctatGGATTATGTGTACGGCATTAAGTTTTCTAACGATGGAATAATGCtcggtgataaacattttgacgtagacaaaaatgataatataattatcaatgaagtaaaatatacgggAACGCCTGGtctctatgaattaattttcaaaaaaatccccgacgatgaaatatataccgaagatgatttgcttaaatataaaagtatattattagcgacgaatgcgcataaacgtgggaacaaagcacataatccagtattagggactaaaggatataagtataaaaatgtaattgcgcCGTTGTTGTCTAGCAGAAAAGCTGGAAAGGGTATACTACCGCGCGCTATGACTCTAAACGACAATAAGATCGACtacgtgcattggaacgatccAAACGAGTTGGTAGATCGTCTGCGATTACTGGATGCTTCGCGTCGAGCCGGTAACAATGCTCACGACAATGAAATCATGTCGATTATCGAAGAACTTCGCGAAGatggtcttattataaattga